One part of the Granulicella arctica genome encodes these proteins:
- a CDS encoding RNA polymerase sigma factor, with product MPSQPPTPRIPHPLDAPSPEPVENTSPELPSGAQPHDKDGVSEDMATLAIHPSILDTVPAAVAHHAPGDFGHMEDSEIMLELRAGNMAGFDYLIAKYRKPIIHFMFRMVRNQAVAEELAQEVFLRVYRSRDTYRAEARFSTWLYRIATNLGVNHARDTRHERSASTIYLDEPDSDTGTTPDVADSTPTAESSMLRRERLNAIRQHVLALPERQRMAVLMHKYEGMDYRQIGDVLKLSESATKSLLFRAYQTLRDKLKDFV from the coding sequence ATGCCATCGCAGCCGCCCACTCCCCGAATTCCTCACCCCCTGGATGCTCCCTCACCCGAGCCGGTCGAAAACACTTCGCCCGAATTGCCCTCCGGCGCGCAACCCCACGACAAAGATGGGGTTTCGGAAGATATGGCTACGTTGGCGATCCATCCCAGCATCCTCGATACCGTACCAGCCGCCGTGGCACACCACGCACCGGGCGACTTCGGCCACATGGAAGACTCCGAGATCATGCTCGAGCTCCGCGCCGGCAACATGGCAGGGTTCGATTATCTGATTGCGAAGTACCGTAAACCCATCATCCACTTCATGTTCCGGATGGTTCGCAATCAGGCCGTCGCCGAAGAGCTCGCCCAGGAGGTCTTCCTCCGCGTCTACCGCTCCCGTGACACCTATCGCGCCGAAGCCCGTTTCAGCACCTGGCTCTACCGCATCGCCACCAACCTGGGCGTCAACCACGCCCGCGACACCCGCCACGAGCGCTCCGCCAGCACCATCTACCTCGACGAGCCCGACTCCGACACCGGCACCACCCCTGATGTCGCCGATTCGACCCCAACCGCCGAATCCAGCATGCTCCGTCGCGAGCGCCTCAACGCCATCCGCCAGCACGTCCTCGCTCTGCCCGAACGGCAGCGCATGGCCGTCCTTATGCACAAATACGAAGGCATGGACTATCGCCAGATCGGCGACGTCCTCAAGCTCAGCGAATCTGCCACCAAGTCATTACTCTTCCGCGCCTATCAAACTTTGCGCGACAAACTGAAGGACT